From the genome of Gemmatimonadota bacterium:
CGCATCCGCGACGGCCGCCCGCAACGGTTCGGCGTTCGCGCGTGGTACTCGCAACCGATACCGAACATTCACTCCGTACTCCTGTTCCAGAACCTCGGCGCCAAGCGAAGCGATTGCCTGTTGCACAACGGAAATGGTCGGATATCCGATCGACAGCATCACCTCGGCGTAATCCACCCGCTCAGCGAGCGGGAGAGACTCGAGCGCAAGCAGCACGATTCCGCCATACGCCTTGACGAGACCGCCGGTACCGAGCTTTGTCCCGCCGAAATAGCGCGTTACGACGGCTGCAATCTCGCCGACTCCGCTGTGCAGAAGAACCGTGAGCATCGGTCGCCCTGCGGTTCCGTGCGGCTCGCCGGCATCGCTCATTCCTATCACGTTGGTGTTTCCCGGCGGTCCGGCGACGTAGGCCCAGCAATTGTGACTCGCATCCGCGAACTCCGCACTCATTTCCCGAATGAAAGATTGGGCTGCACCGGGACTGTCCACACGACGCACCGTGCATATGAACCGACTCCGGTCGATCCTCTGCTCGACTCGATGATCGGCGGCTGGCACCGGGTAACGCGCAACCTCGTGCATCATACAATCGTAGCCACGCGTGCAACCGTTGCACGACTGGATTTGTCCAATGTCCTGGTTCCGGCCAGCTGCCCCGGTCCTGCGGTGAGGAGTCCCCCTTCCGCACGACTTCACCCCTCCGTTCCCAGGTGATAGTATTGGTATCTTCCAGAGCAGGTTGTCACAGTGGGGCGATCCCAACCCCGCCCCCAGGAGAGTGCTCAAAATGACCTCACCGCGAAGCGTCGGGATCACCACCTTGCTGGCCGTCATGGCGGTGGCTGCCTCCGCCACCGCGAGCCCCGCGGCAGCCCAAGCCACCACCGTCGCTGCTGCCGCTGCACCCGGCGAGGCGGCAGCAATCGCCAGGGCAAGAGCCGACAGTGCCCGCCTGCCCTACACCAAGGCGGACATCGACTTCATGACCGGCATGATCGGCCACCATGCCCAGGCCATCGTCATCTCCAGGTGGGCCCCTACCCACGGCGCCAATTCGTCGGTGCAAACGCTTGCCTCACGAATCATCAACGCACAGCAGGATGAGATCCGGACCATGCAGCAATGGCTCCGCGATCGCCAACTGCCCGTCCCGGATGGCCATGCCGGAATGATGATGAGCGGCTCCGACATGTCGATGGGCGACATGAAAGCCGGGCCATTGATGCCGGGCATGCTCTCCGACGCTCAGCTCAAGGAGCTCGACGCTGCACGAGGCCGAAACTTCGACCTCCTGTTTCTCAGAGATATGATCCAGCATCATGAAGGGGCGATCACGATGGTGAAGCAACTGTTCGATTCGTACGGCGCGGGCCAGGACGAAATTGTGTTCAAGCTCGCCACCGATGCGAACGTCGATCAGGCTACGGAAATCGCACGAATGCAGAAGATGCTCGTTGCAGAGATGTTTGGAGCAGACACAGAGCAGTAACCGCAGAAGTCCCAGCAGTCAGCGCCATCATGCCCCACCCAACATCACTAGAGGAATCAGCTATGTCGTTCGTGCACCAGTCGCTCCGCTCGAGAGCGCGATCAAGTCTGGCAGCAGTTCTCAATTTGTCGGTAGCAATCGCCATGGCCGCTGCCGTTTCCGCTCAGGCTCCCGCAGCAGCTGCACAGGAAGTATCGCCGGCCGCCAACATGGCCGCAGGTGAACCGATGCCGGATCCGCGCGTCGGCCTCAAGGCTGGCGCGGCAGACGCCGGCCAGGCTTCGTGGAACCTCAAGCTCATGTCTTCCAATGCGCCGCCACCCAAGTTCGTCGGCAGTACCAATTCTGATCTGGCCTTCATCGGGCCGTACGCGATCCAGGGCAACTACAACGGCTTCCAGATATGGAACGTTGAGAATCCGGCCCAGGTGTCGCTCAAGACGTCGTACTACTGCCCTGCATCACAGAGCGACGTCTCCGTCTACAGGAATCTCCTCTTCGTTTCGAGCGAAGCAACCAGCGGGCGCCTCGATTGTGGTGGAGAAGGCGTAAAGGATACGGTCAGCAAGGAGCGCTTGCGCGGCATCCGCATCTTCGACATCAGCGACATCAACAATCCGAAGTACATCTCCAACGTGCAGACGTGCCGAGGCTCGCACACGCACACCCTGCTCGTCGATCCGAAAGACAAGGACAACGTCTACGTCTATGTCTCCGGCTCCGCCGGTGTCCGCTCGCCGAACGAAATGGCCGGCTGCTCCAAAGTCACGCCGGACAAGGATCCCAATTCGGCGCTCTTCCGCATCGAAGTGATCAAGGTCCCGCTCGCGCATCCGGAAAAGGCCGCTATCGTCAGCTCACCGCGCATCTTCAATGACCTGGTTGCGCCACCGGAGCACGGCGCTGCATCAGCAGACATCAGCGAGATCGCCGCTGCCCGCGCCAAGGGAGCGTTCATCGCGAACATCCTGGGCAATGACATGGTGCTGCCGACAGGGTTCGCCAACCACATGCTGGACAGCATCGTAACTGCGCGCGGCGGCACTGGAGCGCCAACCGCTGCGGACAGCGCAACACTTCGCACCGCGCTTCCCGACATGATCGCCAAGATGATCGGGCCGCGCGGCAAGACTGGCCCCACGCAGTGCCACGACATCACCGTCTATCCCGGCATCGGTTACGCCGGTGGTGCATGCGAAGGCTACGGAATGCTGCTGAACATCAAGGATCCGGCACACCCGGTACGCCTCGACGCGGCATCCGATTCCAATTTCTCGTACTGGCACTCCGCGACGTTCAACAACGACGGCACCAAGGTGCTGTTCTCCGATGAGTGGGGCGGCGGTGGCCAGCCCAAGTG
Proteins encoded in this window:
- a CDS encoding YigZ family protein, whose protein sequence is MMHEVARYPVPAADHRVEQRIDRSRFICTVRRVDSPGAAQSFIREMSAEFADASHNCWAYVAGPPGNTNVIGMSDAGEPHGTAGRPMLTVLLHSGVGEIAAVVTRYFGGTKLGTGGLVKAYGGIVLLALESLPLAERVDYAEVMLSIGYPTISVVQQAIASLGAEVLEQEYGVNVRYRLRVPRANAEPLRAAVADATRGEGAFSVISEDAG
- a CDS encoding DUF305 domain-containing protein, which gives rise to MTSPRSVGITTLLAVMAVAASATASPAAAQATTVAAAAAPGEAAAIARARADSARLPYTKADIDFMTGMIGHHAQAIVISRWAPTHGANSSVQTLASRIINAQQDEIRTMQQWLRDRQLPVPDGHAGMMMSGSDMSMGDMKAGPLMPGMLSDAQLKELDAARGRNFDLLFLRDMIQHHEGAITMVKQLFDSYGAGQDEIVFKLATDANVDQATEIARMQKMLVAEMFGADTEQ